A single genomic interval of Nocardioides nitrophenolicus harbors:
- a CDS encoding universal stress protein, giving the protein MTTTESTGEHPIPANSIVVAVDGSDDADRAVHWAAEQAFLERRPLTVVTTIHSPDVPASAWGGLGAVYAYDPEQLLAGGRAVAQEAAEVALHLHPGLDVTTVARIGDPRHLLVEISRDVHLIVLGSRGRGALRSKLLGSVSAAVSRDSGCPVVVCRPRGRQEQSRLGILVGADGTPESLPVIEFAFQQASLTNLPLTVVHAVWDEVGAVHGPVMVSPREAGLDQYRVLLGESVAGISSKFPEVPLDLRLARGMAEDCLSDSSAQWDLIVVGRHPVDSLLRLVTGAVATSVVERSHTTVAVVPQADAPEES; this is encoded by the coding sequence ATGACCACGACTGAGTCCACGGGCGAGCACCCGATCCCCGCCAACAGCATCGTCGTCGCCGTCGACGGCTCCGACGACGCGGACCGCGCGGTGCACTGGGCCGCCGAGCAGGCGTTCCTGGAGCGGCGGCCGCTGACCGTCGTCACCACCATCCACAGCCCGGACGTCCCGGCCTCGGCCTGGGGCGGCCTGGGTGCCGTCTACGCCTACGACCCCGAGCAGCTGCTCGCGGGCGGGCGGGCCGTGGCCCAGGAGGCGGCCGAGGTCGCCCTCCACCTGCACCCCGGCCTCGACGTCACGACGGTCGCGCGGATCGGGGATCCCCGTCACCTCCTGGTGGAGATCTCGCGCGACGTGCACCTGATCGTGCTGGGCTCGCGCGGCCGCGGCGCGCTGCGCAGCAAGCTCCTCGGCTCGGTGAGCGCCGCGGTCAGCCGCGACTCGGGCTGCCCGGTCGTCGTCTGCCGGCCCCGAGGCCGTCAGGAGCAGAGCCGGCTGGGCATCCTCGTCGGCGCGGACGGCACGCCCGAGTCGCTGCCCGTCATCGAGTTCGCCTTCCAGCAGGCCTCGCTCACGAACCTGCCGCTCACCGTCGTGCACGCCGTCTGGGACGAGGTGGGCGCCGTCCACGGTCCTGTGATGGTGTCGCCCCGCGAGGCCGGTCTCGACCAGTACCGGGTCCTGCTCGGCGAGAGCGTCGCCGGGATCTCGTCGAAGTTCCCCGAGGTGCCGCTCGACCTCCGCCTCGCCCGCGGGATGGCCGAGGACTGCCTCAGCGACAGTAGCGCCCAGTGGGACCTGATCGTCGTCGGGCGACACCCGGTCGACTCGCTGCTGCGCCTGGTCACCGGCGCGGTCGCCACGTCCGTCGTCGAGCGATCGCACACCACCGTGGCCGTCGTACCGCAGGCCGACGCGCCGGAAGAGAGCTGA
- the mftC gene encoding mycofactocin radical SAM maturase (MftC is a radical SAM/SPASM enzyme that catalyzes the first two steps in biosynthesis of the electron carrier mycofactocin from the terminal Val-Tyr dipeptide of the precursor peptide MftA.): MTILEERATSGPVPRLVDQFELGLDAPICLTWELTYACNLACVHCLSSSGRRDPRELSTEQAKAVIDELQRMQVFYVNIGGGEPTIRPDFWELLEYAVDHQVGVKFSTNGVRITPERAAWLAASDYVDVQISLDGATAEVNDAVRGRGSFDTAIRALANLQEAGFADAKISVVVTRENVRQLDEFQALADRYGATLRITRLRPSGRGADVWDELHPTAEDQRFLYDWLVAKGERVLTGDSFFHLAAFGDALPGLNLCGAGRVVCLIDPVGDVYACPFAIHDKFLAGNLLTDGGFRNVWQDSALFRELRLPTSGGACRSCSAYDACRGGCMAAKFFTGLPLDGPDPECVKGNSHTALAERDRSGLPQPSQDHSRPATVVLGMPGRPTRLPDRFCDESPL, from the coding sequence ATGACCATCCTCGAAGAGCGTGCGACCTCGGGCCCCGTGCCCCGGCTCGTCGACCAGTTCGAGCTCGGGCTCGACGCCCCGATCTGTCTCACCTGGGAGCTCACCTACGCCTGCAACCTCGCCTGCGTGCACTGCCTGTCGTCCTCGGGACGCCGCGATCCGCGCGAGCTCTCCACGGAGCAGGCCAAGGCCGTCATCGACGAGCTGCAGCGGATGCAGGTGTTCTACGTCAACATCGGCGGTGGCGAGCCCACGATCCGCCCGGACTTCTGGGAGCTGCTGGAGTATGCCGTCGACCATCAGGTCGGCGTGAAGTTCTCCACCAACGGCGTGCGGATCACCCCCGAGCGGGCGGCCTGGCTCGCCGCCTCCGACTACGTCGACGTCCAGATCTCGCTGGACGGCGCCACGGCGGAGGTCAATGACGCCGTGCGCGGGCGCGGCTCCTTCGACACCGCGATCCGGGCGCTGGCCAACCTGCAGGAGGCGGGCTTCGCGGACGCCAAGATCTCGGTCGTGGTCACCCGCGAGAACGTGCGCCAGCTCGACGAATTCCAGGCGCTGGCGGACCGTTACGGCGCGACGCTCCGGATCACCCGGCTGCGTCCGAGCGGCCGGGGCGCCGATGTCTGGGACGAGCTGCACCCCACGGCCGAGGACCAGCGCTTCCTCTATGACTGGCTGGTCGCGAAGGGCGAGCGCGTCCTCACCGGCGACTCGTTCTTCCACCTGGCGGCCTTCGGCGACGCGCTGCCCGGCCTGAACCTGTGCGGCGCCGGGCGTGTCGTGTGTCTGATCGACCCCGTCGGGGACGTCTATGCCTGTCCGTTCGCCATCCACGACAAGTTCCTCGCCGGGAACCTGCTGACCGACGGCGGCTTCCGCAACGTGTGGCAGGACTCCGCGCTCTTCCGGGAGCTGCGGCTGCCGACGTCCGGGGGAGCGTGCCGGTCGTGCTCGGCGTACGACGCCTGCCGTGGCGGCTGCATGGCCGCCAAATTCTTCACCGGGCTGCCGCTCGACGGGCCCGATCCCGAGTGCGTCAAGGGCAACAGCCACACGGCGCTGGCCGAGCGGGACCGCTCCGGCCTCCCGCAGCCGTCCCAGGACCACTCCCGGCCCGCGACCGTCGTCCTGGGCATGCCCGGCCGGCCGACGAGACTGCCGGACCGGTTCTGCGACGAGAGCCCCCTCTAG
- the cydD gene encoding thiol reductant ABC exporter subunit CydD, translating to MRPSDPRLRALLAPARAELAGVVAAGVMGGVVVLAQAWAVTGLLVAVLRGQELTGWALAVVAALGARALSGAAGDLCAARAASVIGTVLRHRLVRAYVDRAGPAAGTGAEAVLATRGVAAVEPYVTRYLPALVVAAVLPPLTVVAIASQDLLSAVIVLATLPLVPVFGALVGLATRDRAEEQWRAMASLSGHFLDVVRGLPTLVAHRRARAQSARIGEVTDRYRRASLGTLRIAFASSAVLELVATLSVALVAVTVGVRLAGGGLGLHTALVVLLLAPEAYWPLRRVGAEFHAAAEGATTFAAVHDVLAATPEADADRTAPPDSPLVLERVGVTWPGRARPAVHEVTALVPARGVTALTGPSGCGKSTLLAAIAGLVPLQDGTIAAGGRPVGGPDWQSQVAWLPQQPRFVAGSIAENLRIARPSASDDQLWAALREVALEERVRALPEGIATALGEDGLTLSAGERARLALARVVLADRPWVLLDEPTAHLDDLTEQVIADTILALGRDRGVLVVAHRPRLVGIADRRIELPAAPAPATPDRAPAVARPAPLPAASTRPVAAADPERRRLLGATVVGSLASASGVALTATAGWLIVQASTRPAVLTLLVAVVGVRAFGLARPVLRYVERLWSHDAALRLLARRRVEVYDALVPLVPARLGRRRGDLLSSVVDDVDSVVDRQLRVRMPLVQLGLVATMASLVASSFLAPAGAVVAALAVSGGLAFLLARHGARTAERRLVALRAELSETVVEAVQVGGELRMWQRSLATADRVAAIGARIGAVSATATRWLTAARALVLVGSGTAVVGMAALTAGPVAEGTLSGPVMALLVLLPLALADVAAPAADAGVLAARTAAADERLRALESTPPAVADLPSRTAPLGDGVELDEVTARWDLRAPLTRPVSLDLAPGSRVAVVGPSGSGKSTLAAVLLRFLDPVSGAARLGGATLEHLAPDDVRRRVGLVDDDPYVFATTLVENVRLARPTASDAEVEDALRRAHLGAWLDGLPDGLGSWLGAGHGGLSGGERARLGIARSLLAAHPVLVLDEPTAHLDHPTAEALAREVLAGPRERAVLWITHGSAGLDLVDLTVRLERRAEGPARSGASARTAATRDSGGWTHDHD from the coding sequence ATGAGGCCGTCGGACCCGCGCCTGCGCGCGCTCCTGGCCCCGGCGCGGGCCGAGCTCGCGGGGGTCGTGGCGGCCGGCGTGATGGGCGGCGTCGTGGTGCTGGCGCAGGCCTGGGCGGTGACCGGCCTGCTGGTCGCCGTCCTGCGCGGCCAGGAGCTCACCGGCTGGGCGCTGGCCGTCGTCGCCGCCCTCGGCGCGCGGGCGCTGAGCGGCGCGGCCGGTGACCTGTGCGCCGCGCGCGCCGCCTCGGTGATCGGGACGGTGCTGCGGCACCGTCTGGTCCGCGCGTACGTCGACCGGGCCGGGCCCGCCGCGGGCACCGGCGCGGAGGCCGTGCTCGCCACCCGCGGCGTCGCCGCGGTCGAGCCCTACGTGACCCGCTACCTGCCCGCCCTGGTGGTCGCCGCCGTCCTGCCGCCGCTGACGGTGGTGGCGATCGCGAGCCAGGACCTGCTCAGCGCGGTCATCGTCCTGGCCACCCTCCCCCTCGTGCCGGTCTTCGGCGCCCTGGTCGGGCTCGCCACCCGCGACCGGGCCGAGGAGCAGTGGCGGGCGATGGCGTCGCTCTCGGGCCACTTCCTCGACGTGGTCCGCGGCCTGCCCACCCTCGTCGCCCATCGGCGGGCGCGCGCCCAGTCGGCGCGGATCGGGGAGGTCACCGACCGCTACCGGAGGGCGTCCTTGGGCACCCTGCGGATCGCCTTCGCCTCCTCGGCCGTGCTCGAGCTGGTGGCGACCCTGTCGGTGGCCCTGGTCGCCGTGACGGTCGGCGTCCGCCTCGCCGGCGGCGGCCTGGGGCTGCACACCGCCCTGGTCGTCCTGCTGCTCGCCCCCGAGGCGTACTGGCCGCTGCGCCGGGTCGGTGCGGAGTTCCACGCCGCCGCCGAGGGTGCGACGACCTTCGCCGCGGTCCACGACGTGCTGGCCGCGACACCCGAGGCCGACGCCGACCGCACGGCACCGCCGGACTCTCCGCTCGTCCTGGAGCGGGTCGGCGTCACCTGGCCGGGGCGGGCCCGGCCCGCGGTCCACGAGGTCACCGCACTGGTCCCGGCGCGCGGTGTCACCGCGCTCACCGGGCCGTCGGGATGCGGCAAGTCCACCCTGCTCGCGGCGATCGCCGGCCTGGTGCCGCTCCAGGACGGCACGATCGCCGCCGGTGGCCGCCCGGTGGGCGGTCCGGACTGGCAGTCGCAGGTGGCCTGGCTGCCCCAGCAGCCGCGGTTCGTGGCCGGCAGCATCGCCGAGAACCTCCGGATCGCGCGGCCGAGTGCGAGTGACGACCAGCTCTGGGCGGCGCTGCGGGAGGTCGCCCTGGAGGAGCGGGTGCGCGCCCTTCCCGAGGGGATCGCCACGGCGCTCGGGGAGGACGGCCTGACCCTGTCCGCCGGCGAGCGGGCCCGGCTGGCCCTGGCCCGGGTCGTGCTCGCCGACCGGCCGTGGGTGCTCCTCGACGAGCCGACCGCCCACCTCGACGACCTCACCGAGCAGGTCATCGCCGACACCATCCTCGCCCTCGGGCGGGATCGCGGCGTCCTGGTCGTGGCCCACCGGCCGCGCCTGGTCGGCATCGCCGACCGGCGCATCGAGCTCCCGGCGGCCCCCGCCCCGGCCACCCCCGATCGAGCGCCGGCCGTGGCGCGCCCCGCGCCACTCCCTGCCGCGTCCACCCGACCGGTCGCGGCCGCCGACCCCGAGCGCCGCCGGCTGCTCGGCGCCACCGTCGTCGGCTCCCTCGCCTCGGCGTCCGGCGTGGCCCTGACGGCGACCGCCGGATGGCTGATCGTCCAGGCGTCGACCCGCCCGGCCGTGCTGACCCTGCTCGTCGCCGTGGTCGGCGTGCGGGCCTTCGGGCTGGCCCGCCCCGTCCTGCGCTACGTCGAGCGGCTCTGGTCGCACGACGCGGCGCTGCGGCTCCTGGCCCGGCGCCGGGTCGAGGTGTACGACGCCCTGGTGCCCCTCGTGCCCGCACGGCTGGGCCGGCGCCGCGGCGACCTGCTCAGCAGCGTGGTCGACGACGTCGACAGCGTCGTCGACCGGCAGCTGCGGGTGCGGATGCCGCTGGTGCAGCTCGGCCTGGTCGCGACGATGGCGAGCCTGGTCGCGAGCTCGTTCCTGGCCCCCGCCGGCGCCGTCGTGGCGGCCCTGGCGGTGTCGGGTGGACTCGCCTTCCTGCTGGCACGTCATGGAGCCCGCACCGCGGAGCGCCGCCTGGTCGCGCTGCGCGCCGAACTGTCCGAGACCGTCGTCGAGGCGGTCCAGGTCGGCGGTGAGCTGCGGATGTGGCAGCGGTCGCTGGCGACGGCCGACCGCGTGGCCGCGATCGGTGCCCGGATCGGCGCGGTGTCGGCGACCGCGACCCGCTGGCTCACCGCGGCCCGGGCCCTCGTCCTGGTGGGCAGCGGCACCGCCGTCGTGGGGATGGCGGCGCTCACCGCCGGCCCGGTGGCCGAGGGGACCCTCTCCGGTCCCGTCATGGCGCTGCTGGTCCTGCTGCCCCTCGCCCTCGCGGACGTCGCCGCACCCGCCGCCGACGCCGGCGTGCTCGCCGCGCGGACCGCCGCGGCCGACGAGCGCCTGCGCGCGCTGGAGAGCACGCCTCCGGCGGTCGCGGACCTCCCGAGCCGCACCGCTCCGCTCGGGGACGGCGTCGAGCTCGACGAGGTGACGGCACGGTGGGACCTGCGTGCGCCGCTGACCCGGCCAGTCAGCCTCGACCTGGCGCCCGGCTCCCGGGTCGCGGTCGTCGGGCCGTCCGGGTCGGGCAAGAGCACGCTCGCCGCCGTGCTGCTGCGCTTCCTCGACCCGGTGTCCGGAGCGGCCCGGCTCGGCGGCGCCACGCTCGAGCACCTCGCCCCCGACGACGTACGACGGCGGGTCGGGCTGGTCGACGACGACCCCTATGTGTTCGCCACCACCCTGGTCGAGAACGTCCGCCTCGCCCGCCCCACCGCGAGCGACGCCGAGGTCGAGGACGCCCTGCGCCGGGCCCACCTCGGGGCCTGGCTGGACGGGCTCCCCGACGGACTCGGCAGCTGGCTGGGCGCCGGTCACGGCGGCCTCTCCGGCGGCGAGCGGGCCCGTCTGGGCATCGCCCGCTCGCTGCTCGCCGCGCACCCGGTGCTGGTGCTCGACGAGCCGACCGCTCATCTCGACCACCCGACGGCCGAGGCGCTGGCCCGCGAGGTGCTGGCGGGGCCGCGCGAGCGCGCGGTGCTCTGGATCACCCACGGCAGCGCCGGTCTAGACCTCGTCGACCTGACCGTCCGCCTGGAGCGGCGGGCCGAAGGTCCCGCCAGGTCGGGGGCGTCGGCCCGTACCGCCGCGACGCGGGACTCCGGAGGCTGGACCCATGACCACGACTGA
- the mftF gene encoding mycofactocin biosynthesis glycosyltransferase MftF (Members of this protein family, MftF, are glycosyltransferases, members of PF00535 (glycosyl transferase family 2). The encoding gene is found as part of the mycofactocin cassette, in Mycobacterium tuberculosis, many other Actinobacteria, and occasional members of other lineages. Mycofactocin itself, a putative redox carrier, is a heavily modified derivative of the C-terminal Val-Tyr dipeptide of the mycofactocin precursor MftA (TIGR03969).), translating into MEPARSTWPELGASRDLPPGTTVRLLASTWRGEGGRALFGGAPSRMLFLSPAAVGLLAGAELVVDAPPSARLARMLLDRGLAEVDGGRVPWRLDDVTVVVPVKDRPESLARLLGALRGLRVVVVDDGSTDPDATAAVAAHQGAELVRHPVCRGPAAARNTGLRAVRTELVAFVDSDVVPTTGWLGPLLLQLTDPAVGVVAPRIAGLGDGRGRVARYEAVRSSLDLGAVGALVVPGGPVPYVPSACLVGRVGAFGEGFDERMRVGEDVDLVWRTVRDGWAVRYVPEAVVAHEHRAAPRAWLARKAFYGTSAAPLALRHGDAVAPVVAGPLTVAVALVLVVQRPWALGVAAGVGAGVVARTAGAMGASERPWGVAIRLAPYGVAAAAQQCAAAMNRHWWPLMVPAALLSRRARRAWLAGAVLDGLVEWVRSRPDLDLSTYLVLRRLDDLSYGAGLWWGAVQHTTTAPLRPAVPFLHRVRRGSARRAEARARRWPATSRRGRGRPRR; encoded by the coding sequence ATGGAGCCGGCCCGCTCGACCTGGCCCGAGCTCGGCGCCAGCCGCGACCTGCCGCCGGGCACGACGGTCCGGCTGCTCGCGAGCACCTGGCGAGGGGAGGGCGGCCGCGCGCTGTTCGGCGGTGCGCCGTCGCGCATGCTCTTCCTGAGCCCGGCGGCGGTCGGGCTCCTCGCCGGCGCCGAGCTCGTCGTCGATGCGCCGCCCAGCGCGCGCCTGGCCCGGATGCTGCTCGACCGCGGTCTCGCCGAGGTCGACGGGGGCCGGGTCCCGTGGCGGCTCGACGACGTGACGGTGGTGGTCCCGGTCAAGGACCGCCCCGAGAGCCTGGCCCGGCTCCTCGGCGCGCTGCGTGGCCTCCGGGTGGTGGTCGTCGACGACGGCTCGACCGATCCGGACGCGACGGCGGCCGTCGCGGCCCACCAGGGCGCCGAGCTGGTCCGCCATCCGGTGTGTCGCGGTCCCGCGGCGGCCCGCAACACCGGGCTGCGGGCCGTGCGGACCGAGCTCGTCGCGTTCGTCGACTCCGACGTGGTGCCCACCACCGGCTGGCTGGGACCCCTGCTGCTGCAGCTGACCGACCCGGCTGTGGGAGTGGTGGCCCCTCGGATCGCCGGACTCGGCGACGGGCGCGGCCGGGTCGCGCGCTACGAGGCCGTGCGCTCGTCGCTGGACCTGGGCGCCGTCGGCGCGCTCGTCGTCCCCGGCGGACCGGTGCCCTACGTCCCGTCGGCCTGTCTCGTGGGCCGGGTCGGCGCGTTCGGGGAGGGCTTCGACGAGCGGATGCGGGTGGGGGAGGACGTCGACCTGGTCTGGCGCACGGTCCGCGACGGCTGGGCGGTTCGCTATGTGCCCGAGGCGGTCGTGGCCCACGAGCACCGCGCCGCGCCGCGCGCCTGGCTGGCACGCAAGGCGTTCTACGGCACGAGCGCCGCGCCGCTCGCGCTGCGGCACGGCGACGCGGTGGCGCCCGTCGTCGCCGGGCCCCTCACCGTGGCCGTGGCGCTGGTGCTCGTGGTGCAGCGCCCGTGGGCACTCGGGGTGGCCGCCGGCGTGGGCGCAGGGGTGGTCGCCCGCACCGCCGGCGCGATGGGCGCCAGTGAACGCCCCTGGGGCGTCGCCATCCGGCTCGCGCCCTACGGCGTCGCGGCCGCGGCCCAGCAGTGCGCGGCGGCGATGAACCGGCACTGGTGGCCGCTCATGGTCCCTGCCGCCCTGCTCTCGCGTCGGGCACGACGGGCCTGGCTGGCCGGCGCGGTGCTCGACGGCCTGGTCGAGTGGGTGCGCTCCCGGCCCGACCTGGACCTGTCGACGTACCTCGTGCTGCGGCGGCTCGACGACCTGTCCTACGGCGCGGGGCTGTGGTGGGGTGCGGTCCAGCACACCACCACGGCCCCGCTCCGACCGGCGGTGCCGTTCCTGCATCGGGTCAGGCGCGGATCGGCGCGCCGAGCGGAAGCGCGCGCCCGCCGGTGGCCTGCGACATCGCGTCGAGGAAGAGGTAGGCCCCGACGCTGA
- the mftB gene encoding mycofactocin biosynthesis chaperone MftB (MftB, a small protein, is a peptide chaperone that assists the radical SAM enzyme MftC in performing two modifications to the C-terminal Val-Tyr dipeptide of the mycofactocin precursor peptide, MftA. MftB's role is analogous to the role of PqqD in the biosynthesis of PQQ, a cofactor that derives entirely from a Tyr and a Glu in the precursor PqqA.): protein MTSFDPHRAWRRTPSVVLRPEPFGALVYDFGSRRLSFLKDLALVRVVEALDDSASAYAALDVAGVAEDDRRRHLAALAALARSGMISPRQEVTVS from the coding sequence ATGACCTCCTTCGACCCCCACCGGGCGTGGCGGCGCACGCCATCGGTCGTGCTCCGGCCCGAGCCGTTCGGCGCCCTGGTCTACGACTTCGGGTCGCGCCGCCTGTCGTTCCTCAAGGACCTCGCCCTGGTGCGGGTCGTGGAGGCCCTCGACGACTCCGCCTCGGCGTACGCCGCACTCGACGTCGCCGGAGTCGCCGAGGACGACCGCCGCCGCCATCTCGCCGCCCTGGCCGCCCTCGCCCGGTCGGGAATGATCAGCCCACGTCAGGAAGTGACCGTCTCATGA
- a CDS encoding universal stress protein gives MSTTTLRPGSIVVGADGSKHAARAIAWAAEQAALERRPLVVLSVDEGAVHRTNAEAVRLARELAPDVEVIGLTAADDPRGTLVELSREAHLIVVGSRGRGTVRTMLLGSVSATVSRLSYCPVVVCRPRAEEQRRTGVLVGVDGTESSLGVLDFAFTQASLRGQALTVVHCVWDVVAAVAGLRNVRVEDVDLGPEDEAHLLLAETVAGFSEKFPDVPVTLRVTHGLVDDVLGGRSAAWDLVVVGRHPLDTVGRLVTGSIATAVVERAHTSVAVVPEACVVLPA, from the coding sequence GTGAGCACCACCACCCTGCGTCCCGGAAGCATCGTCGTCGGAGCCGACGGCTCCAAGCACGCCGCCCGCGCGATCGCCTGGGCCGCGGAGCAGGCGGCGCTCGAGCGCCGTCCGCTCGTGGTCCTCAGCGTCGACGAGGGCGCGGTGCACCGCACCAACGCCGAGGCGGTCCGGCTCGCGCGCGAGCTCGCCCCCGACGTCGAGGTGATCGGCCTGACCGCCGCCGACGACCCCCGCGGCACGCTGGTCGAGCTCTCCCGCGAGGCGCACCTGATCGTGGTCGGCTCACGCGGGCGCGGCACGGTGCGCACGATGCTGCTGGGCTCGGTGAGCGCCACCGTCAGCCGGCTGTCGTACTGCCCCGTCGTCGTGTGCCGGCCCCGGGCCGAGGAGCAGCGCCGCACGGGCGTGCTCGTCGGCGTCGACGGCACCGAGTCCTCGCTCGGCGTCCTCGACTTCGCCTTCACCCAGGCCTCCCTCCGCGGGCAGGCGCTCACGGTCGTCCACTGCGTGTGGGACGTCGTCGCCGCCGTGGCCGGGCTGCGCAACGTGCGCGTCGAGGACGTCGACCTGGGGCCCGAGGACGAGGCCCACCTGCTGCTCGCCGAGACCGTCGCCGGGTTCTCCGAGAAGTTCCCCGACGTCCCGGTGACGCTCCGCGTCACCCACGGACTCGTCGACGACGTGCTCGGCGGCCGCAGCGCGGCCTGGGACCTCGTCGTCGTCGGTCGTCATCCCCTCGACACCGTGGGCCGCCTCGTCACCGGGTCGATCGCGACGGCCGTCGTCGAACGGGCGCACACCAGCGTCGCCGTGGTCCCCGAGGCATGCGTGGTCCTTCCGGCCTGA
- a CDS encoding GPR1/FUN34/YaaH family transporter — protein sequence MSAETLVPDGNPGLIGVPTFLVGSVALGLVLVGFVPASAGAASIPIIATATAFGQAVAAVWATRLNQNAVAAIFGIFTGFWSSYAALVLGLAHGWFGIVPADAVRTQELFLGSWLAVIVLLTLATLRLPRAFTVLFGLIDLALLLVLLGTAQGSTELTRIGGYTVFAFVSVGAYLFLDAMSQATGGRALPLGAPIRA from the coding sequence ATGTCCGCTGAAACCCTCGTCCCCGACGGCAATCCCGGCCTGATCGGCGTGCCGACCTTCCTGGTCGGCTCCGTGGCCCTGGGCCTGGTCCTGGTCGGCTTCGTGCCGGCGAGCGCCGGCGCCGCGTCGATCCCGATCATCGCCACGGCCACCGCGTTCGGCCAGGCGGTCGCGGCCGTGTGGGCCACGCGCCTGAACCAGAACGCGGTGGCCGCCATCTTCGGAATCTTCACCGGCTTCTGGTCCAGCTACGCGGCGCTCGTGCTCGGCCTCGCCCACGGCTGGTTCGGGATCGTCCCCGCCGACGCGGTCCGGACCCAGGAGCTCTTCCTCGGCTCGTGGCTCGCCGTGATCGTGCTGCTGACGCTCGCGACCTTGCGCCTGCCCCGTGCCTTCACGGTCCTGTTCGGCCTGATCGACCTCGCATTGCTCCTGGTCCTGCTCGGCACCGCGCAGGGCAGTACCGAGCTGACCCGGATCGGCGGGTACACCGTCTTCGCCTTCGTCAGCGTCGGGGCCTACCTCTTCCTCGACGCGATGTCGCAGGCCACCGGCGGGCGCGCGCTTCCGCTCGGCGCGCCGATCCGCGCCTGA
- the mftA gene encoding mycofactocin precursor MftA (Mycofactocin is a small molecule electron carrier derived from the final two amino acids, Val-Tyr, of MftA, the mycofactocin precursor. It plays a role in redox homeostasis and the metabolism of alcohols and aldehydes in Actinobacteria, including Mycobacterium tuberculosis.), translated as MNAQHPAPAPADTDPTDTDLVDADLLVEEVSIDGMCGVY; from the coding sequence ATGAACGCTCAGCACCCCGCTCCCGCTCCCGCCGACACCGACCCGACCGACACCGACCTGGTCGACGCCGACCTGCTCGTCGAGGAGGTCTCGATCGACGGCATGTGCGGCGTGTACTGA
- a CDS encoding adenylate kinase, with protein MRLLLMGPPGAGKGTQAAAIAERFGVPAVSTGDIFRANVAGLTPLGRTARRFMDAGEYVPDEVTNAMVADRLAEADCDAGFLLDGYPRTLQQVTALDEMLERDGAALDAVVLLEADPDELVRRLLLRAQQQGRADDTDAVIRRRLDVYAGETAPLAAEYDGRRLLATVDGLGAVDEVAQRILAALASLSARPVSR; from the coding sequence ATGCGCCTGCTTCTCATGGGTCCGCCCGGTGCCGGCAAGGGCACCCAGGCCGCCGCCATCGCCGAGCGCTTCGGCGTTCCCGCGGTCTCGACCGGTGACATCTTCCGCGCCAACGTCGCGGGCCTGACGCCGCTCGGGCGCACGGCGCGGCGGTTCATGGACGCCGGCGAGTACGTGCCCGACGAGGTCACCAACGCCATGGTGGCCGACCGGCTCGCGGAGGCCGACTGCGACGCCGGCTTCCTCCTCGACGGCTATCCGCGCACCCTCCAGCAGGTCACCGCGCTCGACGAGATGCTCGAGCGGGACGGGGCCGCGCTGGACGCGGTGGTCCTGCTCGAGGCCGACCCCGACGAGCTGGTGCGCCGGCTGCTGCTGCGGGCGCAGCAGCAGGGCCGCGCGGACGACACCGACGCGGTGATCCGGCGCCGGCTCGACGTCTACGCCGGCGAGACCGCGCCCCTCGCCGCCGAGTACGACGGCCGGCGACTGCTCGCGACGGTCGACGGCCTGGGGGCGGTCGACGAGGTCGCGCAGCGGATCCTCGCGGCGCTGGCGTCCCTGTCGGCGCGTCCGGTCTCGCGCTGA